Genomic segment of Prinia subflava isolate CZ2003 ecotype Zambia chromosome 4, Cam_Psub_1.2, whole genome shotgun sequence:
TGATTCCGACCTGAATCAACCCAGGTTTAGCAGCCAATTCCTTCCCACACACCTAAACTGCATCCTTGGAAATTTCTTCATACTAATGTAGCTGAGGAGTCCCTGGAAATTccaattaaatgaaattaaattcatgTAAACCAGGACAAACAGAAAACCCCTCAATCTGAAATGGGCCAAATCAGCTCCTTAGGTGTGTTCTACAAAGAGCATTCATTAACACTATtcccagcagcatttcagtCCAAGGGCTTGAAGCACTTCACCCCTGGTGAGAGATTTTGCTTGTTTAACAGGCAGGACATGTGGGCAATTACTTCTTTGACAGCTCCAAGCCCTTATTCAGATATGGAAAGTTTCTGAGCTGTGGGGAGTCAGACATGTCGGCCACGGATTCACCTTCCCCAAGACAATGGAACAAATAAAGACTTGTGTACCCAGctcatccctggatgtgttgGCAATGCAGGGTTCTCCTCTACATGAGCCCATAATGTGACTGTCAGACCTACAccacaggcacagggatgctcccatcccctgctcaccctgcccaccctccaACCAGTGCAGTGAGGATGGGGAAGGACTGGAAGAGAAATTGTACAGAAATTTAGATGTACATCACTCAGGTCTTCCTTCATGGGTCAGGTGAGTTGTCATCTCCATGATATCATCTCCCTAGATAGAGTTCTTCCTAGGACAAGGACAAAGATGTCTACAGTGAAAGAGGACAGGCTCAGGCATGGCATAGGGTAGAGCTTTACAGCTCTGTGAGCAGGTCCTCTTTAATAACTATGGGTGATATCTTTTTTGAAAATAACATGGTCCTGACCCAGGACTACAAGGGACAAGAAGTGAAGATCCTGGTTTTGCACTTGGTTTGCATCGGTATCTACTGCATATATACTATATAAATGTCTGTATATTGCATTGAGCATGACGGTGCAACACGGCACTGACGCCCAGACATTTGATGATcagcctgggagctgtgctgagaCCCTCTGAGCTCTCCAAGCTGCCAACAAGAGCTACAGAGCATTCTGGGGAAGGGCAACTCTCACCAGCGCTTGCCTTCTCAGAGGAGAAGTGTGCTGTGTACCTCCTCCCTGGGGCCCATCCTGAACCAGCTAGGGGAGCAACAGCAACATGCCCAGTGACCACAATCCCAGTACCTGTTTCAGGGGTCCTTTGGTTTTCAGGAGGATGACAATGGCATAGAGAGGAATACAGACCATGGAGGAGAGTGCCATCAGCCAGCCTAGCATGTAGCCCCAGGGTGGGTACTCGTAGGAACTGTTGTATTTCAAGGGTGTGTACTTGATCAGGGAAAACATGAAGACACCCTAGGgagcagaaaacacaaacataaGGAGAGCCAAGGGGCAGCCAAGCCAGGCAGCCTGGCCATCCTGCAGGGACTGGCTGCTCTGCGAGGGTGGCAATGGGTGTTCTGTCttgcaggagccagcagggaccctgctggctgcagcgAGCAGAGCCTGGTGCGTGCTGGCTGCACAAGAGCTCTCAGAgccagggccaggctctgcagcgTACAGCCTTCAGGCTTCTCAAGAGTTCAACATAAGcaaagctggcagcagctttaAGGGTCCAGCAACATTGAGACAGCAATTTATTCATATCAAAGACAAGAATTGTTGTTCTGCCCGGTAGAAAGACTCCAGAAGAACCACACAGCCACAGATTTTGCCCCTGTGGGGCTCTCTAGCTACAAAGCTCTTGGACAATTTGGGCTGGTTTGAAAATTTCCCAGATCTTCAAGTCCTGCTAAAGCCTGAGGACAAAGAACTAGGAATCTTTTGTAAGTAGTAGCTATAGATCTCATCTGTGTTCCCACTGAGGTCAAAGAAAACAACTCTCAACATCAGGTACCAGAACAGAATGTGGCTGTGAAAGCATGCAGAAGTCAGTGGAGCAAGACTGGACATAAATTCAAAACAGGCAAGAACCTGTCTGAATTTGGGTGCACTTTATTTAAACACAGTCAAAGAAGTTTTGGAAGATATTTAATAACATAGAAAGCAAATGGCTATAGAAAGATATTTCTGAACCATGCGCAGTCCCAGGAACAGAGACTGAAGCAAGTATTTCAGAACAGGGTAATTTTCACTGGTCTTCTTGTCATAGGTAACTTGACCAAACCTCTCCAGGCTTTGAGGACACATTCCCTTTTGCCATCACAATAAACAATTGCCTTTTCAGGCTCAATTAATTTTCCAGGCAAAACATAAGGCTTACAAAAGCAATAAATAGCTACCTCAGCCACAGACAAGTTTCTGCTTCTCCATAGCAGTTTGAAAAATTTACAGCAGCACCTCGGAGATAAATCAGCCTTTTCTACTGAGTATTTGTGGACCCAGAGTGACATGTCACGATGTCATAGCTGCACTTACCAAGCACAGACCCGGGGTGAACACCAGCCAGCATATCTTGATCAAGGGCCACGGCCGGAAACCAATCATGTCCTCAATATTGTCGTAGAAGCGGTTGGCACCTTGGCCACCAACCGGCACAGAGACAAAGTCAGAGGTcagcttggttttgtttccttcaacCACTGTTCACATCAGATCCCAAACTTTCTTTGTCCTTGGTGTTTACTCGTGGTGAAAACATGTCTATCATATTAACAGAGCAGCAGGTCATGGGGTTCTCTGGCACTGAAAAGGCCCATTTGTGGAAGAATGGAGATGGAGGGGTTTAATTTCATCCATAAGTGTCAGAAAGATTGACATTGCAGAGAAGCACAGTCCCTCAgatggcagcagctgtgagTGAGAGGATGCAGCCCGTGCATCGGTAAGGACTGcacagggaaaagagaggggcCTGGTCTACAGAGCAGCAAGGGAAAGCTCTTGCAGCTTAGGCATATGGGATTGTGCGAGTCCAGAGTGccaaaaggaacaaagagaGTGGGAAACACCTAACAAACCATTCTCTTCATAAATAAACACCCTGGAATACCAGGGAAGTCATGTCAAGTATCACTACCAAGTTGGGCAGGACTCCTGTCATCTCAAGAGCCTGTCTTCTACAGACTATTTTATTATTGACATAAACCCAGAAAATCTGGCAATTAAAACTCTTCTGAAAACCAAACCTTCCATCTGCAAGTGCTGCTGTACTGTCCAGTGAGAGATGTCTGGTGGGGTCTgatctcctccttctcttctcaTTAGTTTCACTTACTGGATTGTTTTGTTCACAGTGTGGAACCCACCTAAATCTCACGGTGCCCTGGAATGGGATTTCAGCCCTGGCTCTCCCATAGTGATGGAAGCCCTTGCTTTCTCCTGGAACAGCCAATCATAATGTGCATGCTGTGACTGCCTGCAAAGTATCCTCTGCAGCACATTTTGGTGGCACCATGTTGTGAATCTCAGTGTTCCAACCACATGCCTGCTTATAGAAGGGCTGCCTGTCCCAAAGtggaagggagagcagagaaGAGGCAGGGGGACTCCAGAATCCCTCCAGTGCTCTCCTTTAGGGAATGTGATCAGCAAGTCCAGTGCTATCCTtccacaggcagggagcagTACGGAGGAAATCCTCAGGTCTTTGGgagagcagctgcctggcagcagggaagctGCCAAGTGGCGGGTGGCTGGCGTATatgctgggagaggggaaactCAGAACAGATATTTGTGTTAGCAGAAATGCTGTAATTCTTCACAGTGTAAGCAAGAGGCTCAGCCCGGCCAATTATGAGGTTGGGGAAAGAAACCCCTTTAATCAGCACTAGTCACTTTTTTCCTCACTATAACTCCTCACCTTGGCCCTCTGACTACATTTTGGACCAGAATCACCCCAATGGATGCAAAGCAGAACACCAAGAGGGTAAAATCACACTGTGTGGAGTGGTGCAAATGAACCCATGGCGGTGAGGAAAAGGGCCATTTCTCTGCCCCCAACTACTCCATCTCCCTTtgaggctgctggggcagcatcACCTCTCCTGTTACTCATTGCCTGCCATTGCTATGCTCCATGGGTCACCAGAAAAGGCATGTGGCCTGTGTGACTGTAAAAATGGCAATAAACATGAAAGCATAATTCAGCTTAATGAATTAAGCTAGAATGGTGATCCCCATCCTGTCGCAGAGGGATGGGGATCTCCATGTCCCTTTAAATCCCAAAAGCACTGGGCAGAAGGTGACTCAAAATCTGTTACTGCAAGCTGTCAGGCGAGCTCCCCTTGAAGGACATCTTTCTAAACTCAATCTCTCTTACATGTCTGCTTCTCTTGCATTCCCTGGAGCCCAAGACCAAGCAGCTGGACTGGTTACCCTTTCAGTAAGAGAGGAGTTTATCCAAACTAGCAACTGGCTCCTGCTATACATAAAGCATTTGGACAAACTGGTAAACCTTTCATCAGCAACTGCACTACAGCCAATGCAACCTCTCAAACCGTGAGCACCAAAAGGAGCACACAGGACTGACTGTCCATAACAAGGCAAAGGTGGCACCAAACGGAAGGTGCAGATtgagaacaagaaaaataaacgGACTCCTCACACAACACCTGGGAAAGCCAGGGaactccctgctgcagcattttGTGGATGACAAATGTTAGCCAAgtcaactggaaaaaaataacagaagagaaataaatagaTCTTGCTTCTGGCACTGGAAATCCCTGGGCAACAAGCTGAATATTGTATCTGGTTCTAGGACCCCCAGAACAAGAAAGACATGGAGCTGTGGGTCCAGAGAAGGACCATGATGACTAAGAGAGGACTGAAGCGCCTGTCCTGtgaagacagacagacagtttgggctgtccagcctggaaaaAGAAAGCTCTAGGGAGACCTTGTTGCAGCCTTTGACTATATAAAGGGGGCTTGTAGTGACATGACAAGGGCTAGCAGTTGTAAATTCAAAGAAGAGAGGTTTAGAGTGAATACAAGGAAGGAATTTTTGACTCTGAAGATCCTGAGACAGTGGAAACAGCtacccagagaggctgtgaatACTCTTACTATTgcaaatgttcaaggccaggttggacagggctttgagaaacctggtcAAGTGGGAAGTGGCCAAGAGGGTGGACTAGATGGCCTTTAAAGGTTTCTTCCAAAACAAACTGTTCTATGGTTCTATCATAAGTTGTGAAAAGCTGGAAGAACATTCACAGAATGCATCActcctgatttttcttcttttgtattCCTTCatgagcagctgctcctgacCACTGAGACCCAACATGATGCTATGTTTGCAACCTTTGCCTGAGATTATGATGGCAATGCTGCTTGAAGTAGTTGGGACTAGCAGATGTGTGACTGTAGGATGTTAAGGTTGGGTCTAAGCTGGCATCTACTACAGCTGTGCACAATCCTTACAGGTATAAGGCTCGTGCAGTTCCATGGAGCAAagagagggagcagctgccctgcatcACACACAAGATGCTTTGCCCAAAAACCATCAGCCTTGACACAAGCTTCAGGGAGAGGAACCAAAGCCTTTGTGGTGAGGAAGAGCTCTCCATAGGATGTCAGAGGAGACTCTTCCTTACTGCACAGACTAACACACAGTTGGTTTCCTCCTAATAGTTCATAAAGTTCATGATAGTTTTATCCTGCTCCTGAGTAGTTTAGTTACAGACTTCACTGAGAGCCAAAGTAGTCCCTCCTGTTTCTTTCCTGAGTGGCATCACAGCGTAAATAGGAAGCAAGAATCATCGCAGAAGTAACACATAGCGAGTTTGCATCCCACAATTTTGTGTTACATTAACTGGCAGCACTAAACTAAATGCATAATGTAagcagacagggacagacaccaCAGAACAGCAGTCACTCCTCTATAgctgattttctgtttcaaagacCAGTGGGAAGAACAGCAAGACAGTTTAATATGAGGCACctacagagaaggaaaaaacattccTAGTCTAAATATGGAGGAATTAAGAAATGTTGCAAGGAAACACAGTGAAAACTGGACAAGAACATAATTACTGCACTTCTTTGCCCCCTGAGGATCTTTTGTATCCACTCTCATTTCTCTACCCCCCATTCTTGCCTTGATAAAGAACAAGATTTTGTCCTCCACTTACCATACACCCATCCTATAGAGATGACTTCAAAAACAGCCAGGAAGAGCAGGCATGTGCCACTGGCAGCATAGTAGTCAAAGAGCTGGAAGATATACATGCCACCCTGTTGAAGAGGTAGAGAAAACAGAGCCATGGCAAGACTGTTCCATGTCAGGGAAAATGAGTAGGGCAAGGAGAAGAATAGCAGCAGGAACACTGAACCTAGAGCAGGCGGAAGAAGAGCTTTCTCTTGGGGCTGCCCTCACTCTGTTCCAAAAACACAGTCAAGCCTGGTGGCAGGAGAGTTTTTCATGCGCGTTTTATGACACTGCTGAGCTAGGCTGGCTTCTGTGTGCATATGAGCAGGAgctggtttgtttggttggtttaaAACAGTTAGGAAGTTCCCAGAATCATTTTTGAAATACCATGTAGCAGTGAAGATCTTTGCACCAAAAAAATTTGATCTTGAGCAAGGATATTCAGATATCTCGTTATACCTTCATCCAACCTTTCATATTGCACAGGTTCCAAGCTCTGCAATGGCAGAGGCATGTggctttcctgctgcttctgacttctagctgagccctgcagagctgccatcaGCAACCTGTAAGGGCCCGTGGGTGGTTTTCATGTGATTTGTCAAAGAGAAAGCCTCGAAGGGCAAGTAGATGCTTTCAAATAATGCTGAACGGCTCTAGACACAGTGTCACTCAAATTGATTGCAGTAGGTGTTGCCTTTAGCAGACCCTTAGCCAGGATCCTGCTGGAGGATCACTCATCTGTGCCTCAGGAGTTTAACAGGAATTAGCTGTCAGTACAGAGCTCATGGAGTCAGCACAGGAGTGCTCAGACCCCCACCCAAGctctggcacacacagagcccagcacgGCACCATGCAGGAAGAGGTGCAGcttccagctgcagggcagcgCAAACACCGTGTGCATGGCatcactgcagcacagctctgctccctctgctcctgggatgACAGGTTCCACGGGCTCCAGCAGGGTTATGGCACAGCCATCACCCCCAGGCTCCTCTCgtgctgctctgctttgtgtAGAGAGCAGCCAGCAAATGATCACTGCCCTTAGAAGAGCTTGTCTTCAAACAGCTCAGCTTCCTGTAGCTCGCAGGTCTGGTATTTGCCCAAAGCTGTGTCAGGCAGCCTCTCTGGGTTGTGGGACCAGGGTCTCTGGAGGGCTCAGTGATGCAGTGAGTGCATCAGTGTCCCATGGGGTCaaagcagcactggctgtgaGAGACACCAGCTAAGGCTTTAGAAATGAGACAGTTAACAGCATTGAAGACAAGCTTGCTGTCTCTGCCCAGAcctccagagctgtgcagcagcagattTGGTGCTCAGCTGTACAACCCAGCTACTCCTTGCTCACCTCAGTGACCAGCAATAAGCCCAGCAGGTAGCATATGACTGCAATGGCCAGGATCAGCAGCTCCCGACGCCCCTTCTTCCGAAACACTCCTGGGAACATGTCAATAATAGCTGTCACCATGCTTTCCACACAGACAAACTGCAGAGGAAAACAGGTCAGAGAAATCAGCGTCTCTTGTTCCCGGAGCACGCACTTCCCCTCACTGTCCTTCTTGTCCTCCCACCACCCAAATccttgttttttcattttttcttttcagctgtcTTGCTTCTACCAAAGGCCagcagaaacagaggaaaaaggcCTGATTACCCAGGCACAAGGGCTGAGGTTTAACAGAGCAGAGTCTGAGCAAAACACCTGCCTGGTGGACATGCAAGAcaccctctgcttccctcatgccagcagcagagctgcacactgCACTCTGCAGGGTTTGTTCCTGGCATAATAGGGATATGGGATGTAAGACACAGGAGCACCAGAGCACCAGTGAGGACACAGGGATTGCTCTGATGGGATGCAGCTGGGAGAAAACAGCCCAACTCCCTGTCCCAGACTGccctgctttgtgctgcaggGTACAGAGTTTTGGGGGGATGTAGCTGGGACATCCTCACATACACACTGGGAGAAGATGCCAGCAGAGATGCCAGCCTATATAACCACCGGCCTGCCACTGGCCCCGGTTCTGAGCTCCCACAGTGTGAAAGTGCTGCACACAATGCAGAGAATCTACTTAAGGTACTAGCAAAGTGCAGAGCCACCTTATTCTTTCCAATGACCATGGGGCAATGCTCAGGGTGGGGACGGGCACCTGCTTGTTAGATGAGGGAGTTTGTTGTACCTGGCTGTCCAGTCCCAAGAAGatcagcatgagaaagaagaGGCAGGACCAGAGCTGAGACGCGGGCATCATTGTTACTGCTGTTGGATATGCTATGAAAGCCAGGCCAGGACCTGCCAACAGACCACAGGATGACCATGTGTGTCTCCCACaccacctcctgcagcacagagtaAGCTCACATAATTCTTCAAAGCTCCTATTGCCACAGCTCTTTGCCCTCCCATGGCTGAAAGCTGTGTTGAGGAGTACTGCTCCTGCAGACATCTCTGCAGACACCCATAGTAATAGAGCATGTAGAGAACATCTTGGGTTTCACCTCAGACGAGTGCCCTCCCCTTCAggctgtttgttttcccttggcTCCGAAGTCTCCCAGAAAAACGTACCTGATTCGGCCACTTCTGAAATAGGCACGCCCTGCTCTCGAGCCATGAagcccagcacagagaaaatggCAAAGCCAGCAACAAAGCTGGTGGCACTGTTCAGGGAGCAGAGCATGATGCAGtccctgcaggaaggagagcagagagaaatgGGGATTTCCTGCTGCAGAATGGATCCGCTTAGGATCGTGCCTGTGCTCAGCTTCCCTAGCTGGACAGCACTACTGAAAACAGCAATGTTGTTCTTGAAGCCTTCAGAAGTAAAAAGCTCACAGCAGAGCCAAGAGTTCAAGAGTTACAGAACTATACATGGCAGAGTGGGGGAATGGAGCACAACcacacagcaataaaaaaaaatgagaagagtccagaaaataggaaaaacaacagagaaaatgaggaaaacagaaaactagAAGAGGAAAGAGGTTGCAAAAGGAAACAGTCAAGAGAGAGAAGTATCTGAAAGCATGAAGACATAGAGTTTCAGCAGGTCTAGTAAAACAAGGGCAACAGGATAATAAAAATCCTCACTGACAAGGGCTGTGTCTACACTGTCTTTCTTAGCCATGCTCAGATGGAGGCTGGGATGTGCTATGCTGCTTGTCCTGCAACTTCTGTGCATTTGGTCCTAGTGAAAATTGGGCAGCACTCtgagctggctgggctggaagccccacagccctggatcctgcccaggcagctgccagagctgacCCACAGCATCAGCTGCTACAGGGCAGGCACCGTGGACACATTTGGGACACCTGGAGCACCAGGCACGTAAGGAATTAGAGGAAGGTGTCAGCACACCACTTCATTGgtgactgaaatattttgggagAGCTAGGAAAAAGTATTAACTGCCCAACCAGCAGCCATGGCAGCGCCTATCAGAGAACAGAGGGGGAAATGATTGATGTCTCCCAAGCACAGTTTCATTTTACCATCTGTGCTGGAGCAATATGTGAAAGCATAGCAAAGTCCCTGTTTCTCAGGGCTCTGTAGAGGGTGTCAAAAATGGTCCTGATGGCTCCACTGAGCTCCATGTCAGGCCATGGATAAAACAGATCTGTAATCCAAGGGCAAGGAGAAGGCCAGACAGAGTTGATTAATCTCCTCAACAGGATCAAAAGGCCACTGGCAGTACATTACTCTGATGGTAGTAAAGCACTGGAGACAGGGGGCCCAGCCATCATCTTTGCACCACCTCCCCCACCCAGCAAGTGATGGCAGAGCTGGCCATGTCACTCCTGCCCACTCACTCTGTCAAAACAGAGTGTGCTGTGTACACAGTGGCTGGAGACACTCTCCATTGTCATTCCTCCCCCTCTTCCAGTCTCTCATTTCCACACTGAGCACTGTTAAAGCCATTTTCTGGACTCCCCTCTTCCCTCGGCCAttctccatccctgtgctgaGTCCTcggcagctctgagcagctcgTTAGTCACAGCAGCACGACCCAAGGCCTGCCCCAGGGACAGAGCCCGCCTctgacacagctctgtgctgaggaaacTGCCAGAAGGACAGCAGGAGTGCAGGCTCTTCCTACCTGTAACAGTTGTTGGTATATTTGTTGTAGCTGCCCAGAGCTGTCAGGCACCCCTCACAGATGGCATACGAGAAGAGGATTTGAGTGCCTGCATCCATCCATACCTGGAACACAGAAGGTCAATGGTCTCCAGACCTGGCAACAAAATATACAAATACCTGTGCCCTGTCAACAATAACTCCTTCAGACATTGAGAACAAACCCTGTGAGACAGAAAGGGGATCTACAGTGAACAGAGAATCTGGGATACCTGTCTGGAAAAAGTGAGCTACAGAACTGGAAACTCTTTAGGAAAAGTCTCTAGAGGAGACCAAACTTTCACATCCCACTCAAGGTAATACCATTTCTCCATCCCCCACCTTTTCACTCAGGGTAGAGATGGCATCCGTCATAGCATGGCTCCGTCTGAAACTCTCACTACAGATGTCTGTGGTCCCTACATGGCCCAAATGATTAATCTCCTTGCAGAGTCAGTGGTGAGTCACCCCAAATGAGAGTGTGATCAACAATCTGTGtactcccttccctgctcccagatCTAGTTTCCTGTCTCTCTGAGGCTACAGTGCACAGTGAAGGGCAGAAAATTACCGAAATGAGAGGTTGCAGGCAAGTGGGGTGTCATGTGTCAGGTTcccctttgctcttgctctccataGGAAAAGCTGAGGGGGGTTCCTCAccactgctccagccctctcctcGATGGAGAGCTGAactgcaggctgagctgcagctctgctctgacagTTCCAGGGAAAGCCCTGAGCTGGGAGTTTTAGGCAGGCAGAGAAAACAGCCTGCCGTTCTGATGGTCCCCAGGTTCCTCActcatcctttttttcctctaagcAGCCCCCAGCTGTAAACATCCAGGCAGCTGGGATTTGGTAGCCTTCAAAGGCTCCCAAgtccaggcactgctgcctaAGTTCACACTGATTTCTCACAGATAGGCACCTACACGGCCCTTCAGGCACGGACACACATCCCACCAAAGCCCCGCCTTCTGCCTCAGCTCAGTAGCAGGATCTCTCTGAGGGTTTCCAAGGGCTCCAATGACTGGTAGCAGGGATTGACCCTTTGGCCAGCCCCTGCTCTAGGCAGTGGGACCAGCCCCCAGGACAAGTGAAGGGAACCCAGCTGGTCACAGCCTACGTTACATGCGTGCCTTTGGTCTCTGCAAGCACAGGGACCCCACATGTCCTGGGAGGGCTCTGATGGAGCCAAAGTGCTAACCAGGCCAGCAAAAAATCGAAAGTGAGATTATATAACCCCTCCCTTAATTATCTGCATTTAACAGCCAAAAAGCTATCTGTTACAtgctaaatattttatatactcTTTTGGTTTCGCTGAGCCCATGAGTAGAAATGACCTAATACACTCACATGCTGCAGACCACAAGCAAAAAGGATGCACTGTGTAGGGGGACTAGACCCCTCTCAGAAGTTTTAAGGATCCTGGTTCTCTGGCTTCTTTTCATAGATGATGGCTAGATGCTCAGATCCAAAGGCCAGGGCACCGAGAACATTCTTGTGGCCAGCATTTGCCTGACACCACCCCTCACCTGCGGGTCTGCCAGCCGGGAGATGTCTGGCTTTAGGTAGAAGATGATtccctcagcagcccctggcagcatCACCCCTCGGAccagcaggatgaggagcatCACGTACGGGAAGGTGGCAGTGAAGTAAACAAcctgcaggggcagggaaacAACAGGAGAGAGCGTCAGAAGGGAGGGGGCAGGCATCACTTCACCTCACCTCGTCTGCAGGCCCCCATCCCAGCAAACCTCCCTGAGTCTGCTGTTGGctgtagctgctgctgctaaCATAGAAGAGGGGTGGGAAAGAAATTAATCAAGGTTACATCTCACTGGTGATTTAGTTAATCTGCATTTTGTTCTTCATCTAAAACGCTGCCACTGGTtgctctgctttgttttctctttccagtcAGTGCAATTTCTCTGTCTCCAGCTGTTCCCTTCATCTTTCTAGAGCTGCAGAAGAAGCCTGGATCTCTGCCTGTCACTGAGTTTTAATGAGGTATTAAAATGGTCCTATGCACAGCAAGAGCTTTCCAAATTAAATACCAATGTTTGCTGTCCAATTTGAGACACCTATGAGGGGGTCTCATTTCCAGAAGTGCTCATGCGTCACTCTCATCCCTTCAATGCCTCTGAGCTCACAGGTAAAAACTGGGGGCAACTAAAAGcctttaaagaaaatgtagagcattatttttgtaatacctatttttacttctttttgtgtgtgatattaataaatattacaGTAGAATTAATCATCTCTAAACCATTTCTCTAATATaacatattctttttttctatttgcatAATATTTGCAAGCAAGTTGCAACTTCCTAACATTTATTCATAACTAAAATTCATCCAAGTAATGTGGAGGCTTGTTTATTCCATGGATTCATAGTGATGGGcctgaaatgacatttttttgtGCTTAGTCATAATTGGTCAAATAAGTCACGGTACATTGTGCTTTTGCTGTTCCCTGATTGAATGAGAATGGCACTCCTTTGGGCACAAGTATTAAGATCTACCTTCAGAAATCACTTTTAAGGAACATTTATGCACAACAGTTGAATGCATAAAGAAGAGAAACATAGGGCAAAATGAATAAAAGATATaggcttttaaaagaaagtgaGTCTTTATGgagatatttgaaattattgTCCTGAGGTCATGATGGTTTCTTTAAATTTGGATTCCTTAAGTCACAGAACAGGAAACATAAGGATCTGGCATGGTTATCTGATTGGAGCAGCCTTTCAGGCAAGCACAGCCTCCCGTTTAATCTGGAGCTGTTGAAAAAAGTTATGCACCTACTCAGAATTCCAGGGTCTTTTCTAATGCTTGTATTAGCATAAtgtcagcaaagaaaaagagggaagcaGTTGAATTTTTTGACAGTGCCCCTGCAGTACTCAAAATTATTGCCTGCAGAGAAGACAGCTGGCCTGTTTGACCTGTAGTAAATTTGGGGACAGAAATTCCCTCTCTTATTGTTGCACCATGTCCATAACACCTGGCTGGTAAGTAGCCAATACCCCTGTACCCTAAAAATTGTGATGAAAAAATCTTCTGTGGTCTCAGGAAGTCCATTCCATTTTCTATGTGTAGTCCCCGTTTTCTCTCACTTTCTGGTCTGGTTTTGCTAAACCAAGTCAGCTAAGCCAGTCAGACTGAACTACTTTAGCTTTCATTTTGTTCAGGTAAGTTTTGCCCA
This window contains:
- the SLC6A12 gene encoding sodium- and chloride-dependent betaine transporter, with the translated sequence MTRAVSKEGEPNGATTCPEEIKMEEIEERGQWRNKMEFVLSVAGEIIGLGNVWRFPYLCYKNGGGAFLIPYLIFLFTCGIPLFFLETALGQYTSQGGVTAWRKICPIFEGIGYASQVIVGYLNVYYIIILSWALFYLFSSFTSVLPWASCNNPWNSDLCVDILNRSGLDNRTLPANATSSMIEFWEKRVLGLTDGIHKLGTVRWELALCLLLAWIICYFCIWKGVKSTGKVVYFTATFPYVMLLILLVRGVMLPGAAEGIIFYLKPDISRLADPQVWMDAGTQILFSYAICEGCLTALGSYNKYTNNCYRDCIMLCSLNSATSFVAGFAIFSVLGFMAREQGVPISEVAESGPGLAFIAYPTAVTMMPASQLWSCLFFLMLIFLGLDSQFVCVESMVTAIIDMFPGVFRKKGRRELLILAIAVICYLLGLLLVTEGGMYIFQLFDYYAASGTCLLFLAVFEVISIGWVYGANRFYDNIEDMIGFRPWPLIKICWLVFTPGLCLGVFMFSLIKYTPLKYNSSYEYPPWGYMLGWLMALSSMVCIPLYAIVILLKTKGPLKQRLMQLISPAEDLPQPKKKQMAGSSDLRREGWSPPVQEVLSITERETHF